The genomic interval GTCGTGCCCTCCGCCTCGACCTCGGACGCCGTCTTGCCGAATGCCAGCGCCTTCGTCTGCGCGAGGAAGTTCGCCAGGAACAGCGCGTGCACGTCCTGCCCGTCGTCCTTCAGCGGGTATGCGGGGTTGACGAACGCGATGAAGTCCGCCGGGATCAACCGGGTGCCCTGGTGGATCAGCTGGTAGAACGCGTGCTGACCGTTCGTGCCGGGCTCACCCCAGAACACCTCGCCGGTGTCGGTGGTGACCGCAGAGCCGTCCCAGCGCACGGACTTGCCGTTGGACTCCATGGTCAGCTGCTGCAGGTATGCGGGAAAGCGGCTCAGCTGCTGCGCGTACGGCAGCACCGCGTGCGTCTGCGAGCCGAGGAAGTTCACGTACCAGACGTTCAGCAGCCCCATCAGCACCGGCACGTTGCGCTCCAGCGGCGTCGTGCGCACGTGCTCGTCGACGGAGTGGAAGCCGGCCAGCAGCTCGCGGAGCGCGTCGGGGCCGAGGGTGATCGCCAGCGACAGGCCGATCGCCGAGTCGACCGAGTACCGGCCGCCGACCCAGTCCCAGAAGCCGAATGCGTTGGCCGGGTCGATGCCGAAAGCCGCGACCTTGTCGAGGGCGGTCGAGACGGCGACGAAGTGATGCGCGACAGCATCGGTCCGGCTCTCGTCCGAGCCGTCGATGGCGTCGGATGCTGACAGGCCGGCCCACAGCCAATCACGCGCGAGGCGCGCGTTGGTGAGCGTCTCGAGGGTTGTGAACGTCTTGGACGCCACGATGAAGAGCGTCGTCTCCGGATCGAGGTCGGCGGTCTTCTGGGCGATGTCGGTGGGGTCGATGTTCGAGACGAAACGCGCTTCGATACCGGCATCCGCATAGGGCTTGAGGGCCTCGTAGACCATGACCGGCCCGAGATCGGATCCGCCGATGCCGATGTTCACGACGTGCGTGACCTTCTTGCCCGTGACGCCCAGCCAGCCACCCGAGCGGACCCGATCGGCGAAGACCGAGAGGGAAGTCAGCACCTCGTGCACGTCGTGATCGATGTCCTGCCCGTCGACGACGAGGGCAGGGGAGGCGCCGGCCGGCCGCCGCAGCGCGGTGTGCAGCACCGCGCGATCCTCAGTGGTGTTGATATGCGCGCCGGCGAGCATCGCGGCGTAGCGCTCCGCGACGCCGGTCTGCTCGGCGAGCCGCACGAGGGCTGCGCGGATCTCTTCGGTGACCAGGTTCTTCGAGAGATCGACGTGCAGGTCGGCCATTGGCAGCGAAAGCCGCTCGACGCGTGTCGGATCACTGTCGAACCAACCCCGCAGATCGGGGGAGAAGCTCTCGCGGATGGCCGACAGCTCGGCCCAGGCGGACGTGGTGGTGGGATCGATCGGCGCGCTCATGTTCTCACGTTAGCGCCGACCGGCGGCGCCGTCGTCGGTGTTGCGCACTAGCGTGGAGAGCATGAAGACCATCCCCTTCGGCCAGAGCACCGCCCCCGCAGTCGTCGCCGGAATGATGCGCATCCCCGACAAGACCGATGCCGAGGTGCGCGAACTGTACGACACCGCCCGCACTGCCGGCATCGACTTCTTCGACCATGCCGACATCTACGGCGGGGCGATGCACGTCTGCGAGGACCGCTTCGCCTCGGCGCTGCAGCTCAGCGCCGCAGAGCGGGCCGAGATCACCCTGCAGACCAAGTGCGGCATCGTGCCGAAAGACCAGATGTTCGACTTCTCGTACGAGCACATCATCACCCAGGTGAACGGCTCGCTGAAGGCGCTGCGCACCGACTACATCGACGTGCTGCTGCTGCATCGCCCCGATGCCCTCGTCGAGCCGGAAGAAGTAGCCCGCGCCTTCGACGAGCTCGCGGCGGCAGGCAAGGTGCGCGCGTTCGGCGTCTCTAATCACACGCCACGGCAGATCGATCTGCTGCGCACCGCTGTGAGCCAGCCGCTGATCGCCAACCAGCTGCAGCTGTCGATCACGCACTCGCCGATCATCGCGCAGGGGATCGCGGCGAACATGTCGGGACAGGAGCAGAGCGTCGTCATCGACGGTGGCGGCATCGTGGAGTACTGCCGCATCAACGGCATCACCATCCAGGCGTGGTCGCCCTTCCAGGCCGGGTTCTTCGACGGCGTCTTCCTCGGCAACCCGAAGCACCCAGAGCTGAACGCCGTCATCGACCGTCTCGCGGCGAAGTACGACGTCGCGCCGATCGCGATCGCGACGGCGTGGATCACGCGTCACCCCGCGCGCATGCAGGTCGTGCTCGGCACCACGACGCCGCAGCGGGTGTCGGATGCCGCCGCCGGCGCCGACATCGAACTGACCCGCCCTGAGTGGTACGAACTGTTC from Microbacterium sp. H1-D42 carries:
- the pgi gene encoding glucose-6-phosphate isomerase is translated as MSAPIDPTTTSAWAELSAIRESFSPDLRGWFDSDPTRVERLSLPMADLHVDLSKNLVTEEIRAALVRLAEQTGVAERYAAMLAGAHINTTEDRAVLHTALRRPAGASPALVVDGQDIDHDVHEVLTSLSVFADRVRSGGWLGVTGKKVTHVVNIGIGGSDLGPVMVYEALKPYADAGIEARFVSNIDPTDIAQKTADLDPETTLFIVASKTFTTLETLTNARLARDWLWAGLSASDAIDGSDESRTDAVAHHFVAVSTALDKVAAFGIDPANAFGFWDWVGGRYSVDSAIGLSLAITLGPDALRELLAGFHSVDEHVRTTPLERNVPVLMGLLNVWYVNFLGSQTHAVLPYAQQLSRFPAYLQQLTMESNGKSVRWDGSAVTTDTGEVFWGEPGTNGQHAFYQLIHQGTRLIPADFIAFVNPAYPLKDDGQDVHALFLANFLAQTKALAFGKTASEVEAEGTTGALVAARTFAGNRPTTSIFAPALTPAVLGQLIALYEHITFTQGTIWGINSFDQWGVELGKQLALQIAPAIEGDADAVAAQDASTKALLAYYAAHRR
- a CDS encoding aldo/keto reductase, which codes for MKTIPFGQSTAPAVVAGMMRIPDKTDAEVRELYDTARTAGIDFFDHADIYGGAMHVCEDRFASALQLSAAERAEITLQTKCGIVPKDQMFDFSYEHIITQVNGSLKALRTDYIDVLLLHRPDALVEPEEVARAFDELAAAGKVRAFGVSNHTPRQIDLLRTAVSQPLIANQLQLSITHSPIIAQGIAANMSGQEQSVVIDGGGIVEYCRINGITIQAWSPFQAGFFDGVFLGNPKHPELNAVIDRLAAKYDVAPIAIATAWITRHPARMQVVLGTTTPQRVSDAAAGADIELTRPEWYELFRTAGHIVP